Proteins encoded together in one Fundidesulfovibrio magnetotacticus window:
- the secA gene encoding preprotein translocase subunit SecA — MFASILKMIVGSKNERYLKSLTPTVDKITSLEPAMQALEQGQLQTRISELRQEAANGRSLDEMLPEVFAMVREAGRRTMDMRHFDVQLIGGMVLHQGKIAEMKTGEGKTLVATLPAVLNALSGKGVHLVTVNDYLARRDAAWMGAIYNYLGLSVGTILHGLTDEERKEAYGADITYGTNNEFGFDYLRDNMKFYKEHLVQREHNFAIVDEVDSILIDEARTPLIISGPAEESTAQYSRVATSIPMLKPEVHFTKDEKARTVLLTDEGVARCEEIFKIENLYDPAHISLQHHVLQGLRAHHLYARDVDYIVKDDQVIIVDEFTGRLMPGRRYSDGLHQSLEAKEGVKVESENQTLASITFQNYFRMYKKLSGMTGTADTEAVEFRQIYGLEVAVIPTHRPMVRLDHPDIIYKTQQEKFAAIVNDLRDLHKKGQPVLVGTISIEKSEMLSQMLKKAGVPHDVLNAKQHEREAQIVAEAGHKGRVTIATNMAGRGTDIKLGEGVKEQGGLFILGTERHESRRIDNQLRGRSGRQGDPGASRFYLALDDDLMRLFGSDRLKGIMEKLGMQEGEAIENRMVSKAIENAQKRVEGHNFEIRKQLLDFDNVMNQQREVIYSRRRHYMETEAPEEVLLDFVDEMIDDICAPLEMSKQGPSEEDLEIVAARMEETFNLRWDPAQGAFDKETLRQAVVERFKSLRAAAPDHYGEILRYFLLEALDKHWKEHLLNMDHLRDGIGLRGYGQKDPKQEYKREGFELFQGLLGMIADTTVRHLSRLQIRAEVREEEFQHKEKAGDLQYQGAQDGQEKKAQPKKRTAPKVGRNDPCTCGSGKKYKKCCGAKG, encoded by the coding sequence ATGTTCGCAAGCATTCTCAAAATGATCGTGGGTTCCAAGAACGAGCGCTACCTCAAGAGCCTCACGCCCACGGTCGACAAGATCACCTCTCTCGAACCCGCCATGCAGGCCCTGGAGCAGGGCCAGCTGCAGACGCGCATCAGCGAGCTGCGCCAGGAGGCCGCCAACGGGCGCTCCCTGGACGAGATGCTCCCCGAGGTCTTCGCCATGGTGCGCGAGGCCGGGCGGCGCACCATGGACATGCGCCACTTTGACGTGCAGCTCATCGGCGGCATGGTGCTGCACCAGGGCAAGATCGCCGAAATGAAGACCGGCGAAGGCAAGACCCTGGTGGCCACCCTGCCCGCCGTACTCAACGCCCTCTCGGGCAAGGGCGTGCACCTGGTCACGGTGAACGATTACCTGGCCCGGCGCGACGCCGCCTGGATGGGCGCCATCTACAACTACCTGGGCCTGAGCGTGGGCACCATCCTGCACGGGCTCACCGACGAGGAGCGCAAGGAAGCCTACGGGGCCGACATCACATACGGCACCAACAACGAGTTCGGCTTCGACTACCTGCGCGACAACATGAAGTTCTACAAGGAACACCTGGTCCAGCGCGAACACAACTTCGCCATCGTGGACGAGGTGGACTCCATCCTCATCGACGAGGCGCGCACGCCGCTCATCATTTCCGGCCCGGCCGAGGAGTCCACGGCGCAGTACAGCCGCGTGGCGACCTCCATCCCCATGCTCAAGCCCGAGGTGCACTTCACCAAGGACGAGAAGGCCCGCACCGTGCTGCTCACCGACGAGGGCGTGGCACGCTGCGAAGAGATCTTCAAGATTGAGAACCTCTACGACCCGGCCCACATCTCCCTGCAGCATCATGTCCTGCAGGGGCTGCGCGCCCACCACCTCTACGCCCGCGACGTTGACTACATCGTCAAGGACGACCAGGTGATCATCGTGGACGAGTTCACCGGACGCCTCATGCCCGGGCGGCGCTATTCCGACGGCCTGCACCAGTCCCTGGAGGCCAAGGAAGGCGTGAAGGTGGAGAGCGAGAACCAGACGCTGGCCTCCATCACCTTCCAGAACTACTTCCGCATGTACAAGAAGCTCTCGGGCATGACCGGCACCGCCGACACCGAGGCCGTGGAGTTCCGCCAGATCTACGGGCTGGAGGTGGCGGTGATCCCCACCCACAGGCCCATGGTGCGCCTGGACCATCCCGACATCATCTACAAGACCCAGCAGGAGAAGTTCGCGGCCATCGTGAACGACCTGCGCGACCTGCACAAGAAGGGCCAGCCCGTGCTGGTGGGCACCATCTCCATCGAGAAGTCGGAGATGCTCTCCCAGATGCTCAAGAAGGCGGGCGTGCCCCACGACGTGCTCAACGCCAAGCAGCACGAGCGCGAGGCCCAGATCGTGGCCGAAGCGGGCCACAAGGGCCGCGTGACCATCGCCACCAACATGGCCGGGCGCGGCACGGACATCAAGCTGGGCGAGGGCGTAAAGGAACAGGGCGGCCTGTTCATCCTTGGCACGGAGCGCCACGAGTCGCGGCGCATCGACAACCAGCTGCGCGGCCGCTCCGGCCGCCAGGGCGACCCCGGCGCCTCGCGCTTCTACCTGGCCCTGGACGACGACCTCATGCGCCTCTTCGGCTCCGACCGCCTCAAGGGCATCATGGAGAAGCTGGGCATGCAGGAGGGCGAGGCCATCGAGAACCGCATGGTCTCCAAGGCCATCGAGAACGCCCAGAAGCGCGTGGAAGGCCACAACTTCGAGATCCGCAAGCAGCTGCTGGACTTCGACAACGTGATGAACCAGCAGCGCGAGGTGATCTACTCCCGCCGCCGCCACTACATGGAGACCGAGGCCCCCGAAGAGGTGCTCCTGGACTTCGTGGACGAGATGATCGACGACATCTGCGCCCCCCTGGAGATGTCCAAGCAGGGCCCCTCCGAGGAGGACCTGGAGATCGTGGCCGCACGCATGGAGGAGACCTTCAACCTGCGCTGGGACCCCGCCCAGGGCGCGTTCGACAAGGAGACGCTGCGCCAGGCCGTGGTGGAACGCTTCAAGTCGCTCCGGGCCGCCGCGCCGGACCATTACGGGGAAATCCTGCGCTATTTCCTGCTGGAAGCCCTGGACAAGCACTGGAAGGAACACCTGCTGAACATGGACCACCTGCGCGACGGCATCGGCCTGCGCGGCTACGGCCAGAAGGACCCCAAGCAGGAATACAAGCGCGAGGGCTTCGAGCTGTTCCAGGGGCTCCTTGGCATGATCGCGGACACCACGGTGCGCCACCTCTCGCGCCTGCAGATCCGCGCCGAGGTGCGCGAGGAGGAGTTCCAGCACAAGGAGAAGGCGGGCGACCTGCAGTACCAGGGCGCGCAGGACGGCCAGGAGAAGAAGGCCCAGCCCAAGAAGCGCACGGCCCCAAAGGTGGGTCGCAACGACCCCTGCACCTGCGGCAGCGGGAAGAAATACAAGAAGTGCTGCGGGGCCAAGGGCTGA
- a CDS encoding pentapeptide repeat-containing protein, which translates to MNRQELLDLLDQGRDTERLDLTGADLADLDLSGRDLGAATLRGASLAGASLRQSRLAGADLAQARLDGADLAGADLSGVSLDGADLRGADLSGARLAMARLPGARLGGARLSGADLRGADLSGADLSGAVLSGADLRQATLRGAVLSRADCSGAEMEGLSLAGQRFAGCSFAKTFLDKADLSQARFEGCNLFMAYLDGALCREAVFEGCDLTQASLAGADLSGASLLGAKARCAHFDGGQAPGATLHGDFAMASFERAGLAGADLDGALLPNAILTGASLPGARLAGADLSRADLSHADLTRADLSGANLTLANLHRTVLQDAVLDGAATEGARPTDPALAAAEDWTPPPA; encoded by the coding sequence GTGAACCGCCAGGAACTTCTGGACCTCCTGGACCAGGGCCGGGACACTGAGCGCCTGGACCTCACCGGGGCCGACCTGGCGGATCTGGACCTTTCCGGGCGCGACCTGGGCGCGGCCACGCTGCGGGGCGCGTCCCTCGCGGGGGCAAGCCTGCGGCAATCCCGCCTCGCGGGCGCGGACCTGGCCCAGGCCCGCCTGGACGGGGCCGATCTCGCCGGGGCCGATCTCTCGGGCGTCTCCCTGGACGGGGCGGACCTGCGCGGGGCGGACCTCTCCGGCGCGCGCCTCGCCATGGCCCGGCTCCCCGGGGCGCGCCTTGGCGGTGCGCGGCTCTCCGGGGCGGACCTGCGCGGGGCGGACCTCTCCGGCGCGGACCTCTCCGGGGCCGTCCTCTCCGGGGCGGACCTGCGGCAGGCGACGCTCCGGGGAGCGGTCCTCAGTCGCGCCGACTGCTCCGGCGCGGAGATGGAGGGCCTGTCCCTGGCCGGTCAGCGCTTCGCCGGGTGCTCCTTCGCCAAGACCTTCCTGGACAAGGCGGACCTCTCCCAGGCCCGCTTCGAGGGTTGCAATCTCTTCATGGCCTACCTCGACGGCGCGCTCTGCCGCGAGGCCGTCTTCGAGGGGTGCGACCTCACCCAGGCCTCCCTGGCCGGGGCCGATCTTTCCGGCGCGTCGCTCCTCGGGGCCAAGGCGCGGTGCGCGCATTTCGACGGGGGCCAGGCCCCGGGCGCGACCCTGCACGGAGACTTCGCCATGGCCAGCTTCGAGCGGGCCGGACTCGCCGGGGCGGACCTGGACGGCGCGCTGCTGCCCAACGCCATCCTGACCGGGGCGTCCCTACCAGGGGCGCGGCTCGCTGGCGCGGACCTCTCCCGGGCCGACCTCTCCCACGCGGACCTCACCCGGGCCGATCTTTCCGGGGCGAACCTGACGCTCGCCAATCTCCACCGCACGGTTTTGCAGGACGCCGTGCTCGACGGCGCGGCCACCGAAGGCGCGCGCCCGACCGACCCGGCCCTGGCCGCCGCCGAGGACTGGACCCCGCCCCCGGCCTGA
- a CDS encoding (Fe-S)-binding protein, with product MKATSPGFEGWLWGRWVAGAGVLWPVMATVAGLLPSYKSGALGAALGDLRAMGGGPGFEPWLCPVRFNACGNDRKAVVFAGCAARHVSPGWSAKAAALLTGLGYAVSGDPGFACCGKTLAGAGLLEARGAMMRRNVSEWRAAGRPLVAVFCATCLEALRGYANEDLGWEPGEARLWSEGIEPLARLASRVEFAETGQVPGRIIHHAPCHGADGERELLRAATGGRAEGTGQGPCCGFGGALKLSAPGLSAQVARQCLDFYGPRPGDRILTGCSGCVFQLRSHAPEGVLAGHWLDAVDAASLRGPW from the coding sequence ATGAAGGCGACGAGTCCGGGCTTCGAGGGATGGCTGTGGGGCCGCTGGGTGGCGGGGGCCGGGGTGTTGTGGCCGGTGATGGCCACGGTGGCCGGGCTCTTGCCGTCGTACAAGTCGGGCGCGCTGGGCGCGGCGCTGGGCGATTTGCGGGCCATGGGCGGCGGCCCGGGGTTCGAGCCGTGGCTTTGTCCGGTGCGATTCAATGCTTGCGGGAACGATCGCAAGGCCGTAGTTTTCGCGGGCTGCGCCGCCCGGCACGTGTCGCCGGGATGGAGCGCCAAGGCGGCCGCGCTGCTTACGGGGCTGGGGTACGCGGTGTCTGGCGACCCCGGGTTCGCGTGCTGCGGCAAGACGCTCGCCGGAGCGGGCCTTCTGGAGGCGCGCGGCGCGATGATGCGGCGCAACGTGTCCGAGTGGCGCGCGGCCGGACGGCCCCTGGTGGCGGTGTTTTGCGCCACGTGCCTGGAGGCTCTGCGCGGCTACGCCAATGAGGACCTGGGCTGGGAACCCGGCGAGGCCCGGCTGTGGAGCGAAGGGATCGAGCCTTTGGCCCGGCTGGCTTCGCGTGTGGAGTTCGCGGAGACGGGGCAGGTTCCCGGCCGGATCATCCACCATGCGCCCTGCCACGGGGCGGACGGCGAGCGGGAGCTCTTGCGGGCCGCCACGGGCGGCCGGGCGGAGGGAACGGGCCAAGGCCCGTGCTGCGGCTTCGGCGGCGCGCTCAAACTTTCGGCCCCCGGGCTTTCGGCCCAGGTGGCGCGTCAATGCCTCGATTTCTATGGACCCCGGCCCGGTGACCGGATACTGACCGGCTGTTCCGGTTGCGTGTTCCAGCTTCGCTCGCACGCGCCGGAGGGGGTTCTCGCGGGACACTGGCTGGACGCCGTGGATGCGGCGTCCCTGCGCGGTCCCTGGTGA
- a CDS encoding type VI secretion system Vgr family protein, translating into MPEAVPPRSEFAVSGLSADTFQVARFTGRESLAGLYEFETFLAASGPGPDPEAVQSGRATLTVRRPSGCDIFWHGIVREFDQLERNHGLTYYRAVLVPRAWWLTQTLGTRIFLDADLTRVLDSVFREAGLQQGLDLEFRLRDTYSRREWICQYAETGWNFASRLMERAGVYCFFEQEADREKLVITDTFMSHMPLGNDAHLAYRPASGLTDAQSPEHARTFRRCFRQTPRGVRVQGYNYRTCKTLQATRGVVGHGQVQVYAHEDDPRTNTEAERMAKVRAESLNCRRALYHGSTTAPFLRPGCTFRLLDHYDESFNREYLVVEVVHECRQESALSTRGLQDVPEQTTYRNDFAAIPSNVQFRAEIATPRPKVSGPLTAWIDGEGDGHYAEVDALGRYKVRFAMDLSDREGGKASHWIRLITPYAGEGHGLHLPLHKGAEVLVLFRNGNPDKPVIAGAVANQAQKMVVNQDSSTQCRLTTAGGNLLHVEDRDGSQRFLIQSPVQNSWVRIGAPNDPPPPPDWDWSSLPTKDGIALATGGSFSVNCQVWNTVTLGEQSSTVVGAKAVTVLGEALNVNLGPRQDVIIPRKTDFTPARSGIRAAMEYLHLRRAVVVGGQDQALIVDQQQVLGQQNNVVGGQQQVVAQQDNVVVDQQQLLANNNNVIGDQQQLVAQQDNVVADQQLIVANNNNIVAENNNVVVNQENVVVEQNNQLVEVNNIVVNQNNVVQEQANLGVVQNNVVADVNFV; encoded by the coding sequence ATGCCTGAAGCCGTTCCCCCCCGTTCGGAGTTCGCCGTTTCCGGCCTGTCCGCCGACACCTTCCAGGTGGCCCGTTTCACCGGCCGGGAGTCTCTCGCGGGGCTCTACGAATTCGAAACGTTCCTGGCCGCGTCCGGACCAGGGCCGGACCCGGAAGCCGTGCAATCCGGACGGGCCACGCTCACCGTGCGCCGCCCCTCGGGGTGCGACATCTTCTGGCACGGCATCGTGCGCGAGTTCGACCAACTGGAGCGCAACCACGGGCTCACCTACTACCGAGCCGTCCTGGTCCCCCGCGCGTGGTGGCTCACCCAGACCCTGGGCACGCGCATCTTCCTCGACGCGGACCTGACCCGCGTGCTGGACTCCGTGTTCCGCGAGGCCGGGCTCCAGCAGGGCCTGGACCTCGAATTCCGCCTGCGCGACACCTACTCCCGGCGCGAATGGATCTGCCAGTACGCCGAGACCGGCTGGAACTTCGCCAGCCGACTCATGGAGCGCGCCGGGGTCTACTGTTTCTTCGAGCAGGAGGCCGACCGCGAGAAGCTGGTGATCACGGACACCTTCATGTCCCACATGCCCCTGGGCAACGACGCCCATCTGGCCTACCGCCCGGCCTCGGGCCTGACGGACGCGCAGTCCCCGGAGCATGCCCGGACCTTCCGCCGCTGCTTCCGCCAGACACCCCGGGGCGTGCGCGTGCAGGGCTACAACTACCGCACCTGCAAGACCCTCCAGGCCACGCGCGGCGTGGTCGGGCACGGTCAGGTCCAGGTGTACGCCCACGAGGACGACCCGCGCACCAACACCGAGGCCGAGCGCATGGCCAAGGTCCGCGCCGAGTCCCTGAACTGCCGGCGCGCGCTCTACCACGGCTCCACCACGGCCCCATTTCTGCGGCCGGGCTGCACCTTCCGGCTTCTGGACCACTACGACGAGTCCTTCAACCGCGAGTACCTCGTGGTGGAGGTGGTCCACGAGTGCCGCCAGGAGTCCGCTCTTTCCACCCGGGGCCTGCAGGACGTTCCGGAGCAGACCACCTACCGCAACGACTTCGCGGCCATCCCCTCCAACGTGCAGTTCCGGGCCGAGATCGCCACGCCCCGGCCCAAGGTCTCCGGCCCCCTCACGGCCTGGATCGACGGCGAGGGCGACGGACACTACGCCGAGGTGGACGCGCTGGGCCGCTACAAGGTGCGTTTCGCCATGGACCTCTCGGACCGCGAAGGCGGCAAGGCCTCCCACTGGATACGCCTCATCACGCCCTACGCCGGGGAAGGCCACGGCCTGCACCTGCCCCTGCACAAGGGCGCGGAGGTGCTGGTGCTCTTCCGCAACGGCAACCCGGACAAGCCCGTGATCGCCGGGGCCGTGGCCAACCAGGCCCAGAAGATGGTGGTGAACCAGGACAGCAGCACCCAGTGCCGCCTGACCACGGCCGGAGGCAACCTCCTGCACGTGGAAGACAGGGACGGAAGCCAGCGTTTCCTGATCCAGAGCCCCGTGCAGAACTCCTGGGTGCGCATCGGCGCGCCCAACGACCCGCCCCCGCCGCCCGACTGGGACTGGAGCAGCCTGCCCACCAAGGACGGCATCGCCCTGGCCACGGGCGGCTCCTTCAGCGTGAACTGCCAGGTCTGGAACACCGTCACCCTGGGGGAGCAGTCGTCCACCGTGGTGGGGGCCAAGGCCGTCACCGTGCTGGGCGAGGCGCTCAACGTGAACCTGGGGCCGCGCCAGGACGTGATCATCCCACGCAAGACCGACTTCACCCCCGCGCGCTCCGGCATCCGGGCCGCCATGGAATACCTGCACCTGCGCCGCGCCGTGGTGGTGGGCGGACAGGACCAGGCCCTGATCGTGGACCAGCAGCAGGTGCTGGGGCAGCAGAACAACGTGGTGGGGGGCCAGCAGCAGGTCGTCGCCCAGCAGGACAACGTCGTCGTGGACCAGCAGCAGCTTCTGGCGAACAACAACAACGTGATCGGAGACCAGCAGCAGCTCGTCGCCCAGCAGGACAACGTCGTCGCGGATCAGCAGCTGATCGTGGCGAACAACAACAACATCGTCGCGGAAAACAACAATGTTGTCGTCAACCAGGAGAATGTTGTCGTCGAGCAGAACAATCAGCTTGTCGAAGTGAACAACATCGTTGTCAACCAGAACAACGTCGTGCAGGAGCAGGCCAACCTGGGCGTAGTGCAGAACAACGTGGTGGCCGATGTGAACTTCGTCTGA
- a CDS encoding DUF2169 family type VI secretion system accessory protein, which translates to MKKIKPEKLSLTHRCTVFNKDNLLFVNLLGAFSFDRPDEPLGEDVLWAALKEACGPHVFDEGYLKSRGEFIVHGSCHAPGGAPVRGCEVCVRVGGLSKRLTVFGDRYWVGEGAMTQATDPEPFTSMPLGWERAFGGKGYNRNRLGKGAVPMTLPTGETLRPLPNQEDPCALITNPGDRPEPAGLGLLGSLRFWRGRGLGAYGEKWFAEHWPYIAPDYDLDLINTACPDQWIEGYFKGGEDVEIHNMHPREPVLRTRLPRLRARAYMRRAIWDRIGYNELEPHWDTVWLLPERKLMLCVWRSMFLVSSQGARDVTHVCAELEHQDAPPKPRQHYLDVLGGAPLEPESQAPGAPPPPPSQAAPASAPTPAPVAAPASVSAPQAETPPPPPIPDPEMEAMLEKVRGILAKQGISIPTAPPPPPDPFGLGGPNPEEAMAKAGDLLKTTGEELQRTLAAQGIPVRPVDPAAPPDPRKLLAALDALDVRDARLAEGLKQLRAALAEDAASPPPPPTGAAPEPPAAATAPPPPPSSGLTRLEVLRRVGQGLSLARQDLTGLDLSAAPLAGADLREAILENVSLKGADLAGANLSGAILPGADLSGAAASRADFTGAFAHGAKAAGAALAGAVLARADFAGADFTGADLTGADLSRASLDKALLPGAVLAGCLAPGARFAGADATGAVFRKARMERAGFASARLDGADFEQAGVPGADFLNASGRKACFAGADLSGSQAPGGAAFQEADFTSASLAGATWTDCDLSHARLSGAVLDGASLRRTRLENADLTRSTARSAVLDEADLSGARLVAVNAFKASLREASLHKADMGDSNFFLADFFRARFHETNLAGSNLGRTILEKWRSIKL; encoded by the coding sequence GTGAAAAAGATCAAGCCGGAGAAGCTCTCCCTCACGCATCGCTGCACGGTCTTCAACAAGGACAACCTGCTGTTCGTCAATCTGTTGGGGGCTTTCTCCTTCGACCGCCCCGACGAGCCCCTGGGCGAGGACGTCCTGTGGGCCGCCCTCAAGGAGGCCTGCGGCCCCCACGTGTTCGACGAGGGCTACCTGAAGTCGCGCGGGGAGTTCATCGTGCACGGCAGCTGCCACGCGCCGGGCGGCGCGCCGGTCCGGGGCTGCGAGGTGTGCGTGCGCGTGGGCGGCCTCTCCAAGCGCCTGACCGTCTTCGGGGACCGCTACTGGGTTGGCGAGGGCGCCATGACCCAAGCCACCGACCCCGAGCCCTTCACCTCCATGCCCCTGGGCTGGGAGCGCGCCTTCGGCGGCAAAGGCTACAACCGCAACCGCCTGGGCAAGGGCGCGGTCCCCATGACCCTGCCAACAGGCGAAACCCTGCGTCCCCTCCCTAACCAGGAAGACCCCTGCGCCCTGATCACCAACCCCGGCGACCGTCCAGAACCCGCCGGACTCGGCCTGCTGGGCAGCCTGCGCTTCTGGCGCGGCAGGGGCCTTGGCGCCTACGGCGAGAAATGGTTCGCGGAACACTGGCCCTACATCGCGCCGGACTACGACCTGGACCTCATCAACACCGCCTGCCCGGATCAGTGGATCGAGGGGTACTTCAAAGGCGGCGAGGACGTGGAAATCCACAACATGCACCCGCGCGAGCCCGTGCTGCGCACCCGCCTGCCCAGGCTGCGCGCCAGGGCCTACATGCGCCGGGCGATCTGGGACCGCATCGGCTACAACGAGCTGGAGCCCCACTGGGACACGGTCTGGCTCCTGCCCGAGCGCAAGCTCATGCTTTGCGTCTGGCGTTCCATGTTCCTGGTGTCCAGCCAAGGCGCGCGCGACGTCACCCACGTCTGCGCCGAGCTGGAGCACCAGGACGCGCCCCCCAAGCCCCGCCAGCACTACCTCGACGTGCTGGGCGGCGCACCCCTGGAGCCGGAGTCCCAGGCTCCCGGAGCGCCGCCGCCCCCTCCCTCCCAGGCGGCTCCGGCCTCCGCGCCAACGCCCGCACCCGTGGCGGCCCCGGCCTCCGTTTCCGCCCCCCAGGCCGAGACGCCTCCCCCTCCGCCCATCCCGGACCCCGAGATGGAGGCCATGCTCGAAAAGGTGCGGGGCATCCTGGCCAAGCAGGGCATCAGCATCCCCACGGCCCCTCCGCCGCCCCCGGACCCCTTCGGCCTGGGCGGCCCGAACCCCGAAGAGGCCATGGCCAAGGCCGGGGATCTCCTCAAGACCACCGGCGAGGAGCTTCAGCGGACCCTGGCGGCCCAGGGCATTCCCGTCCGCCCCGTGGACCCCGCCGCGCCGCCCGATCCGCGCAAGCTCCTGGCCGCCCTGGACGCCCTGGACGTGCGCGACGCGCGTCTCGCCGAGGGGCTCAAACAATTGCGCGCCGCCCTCGCCGAGGACGCGGCCTCCCCGCCTCCGCCTCCGACGGGCGCGGCCCCCGAACCCCCGGCCGCCGCCACCGCGCCTCCGCCTCCGCCGTCCTCCGGCCTCACGCGCCTGGAGGTGCTGCGCCGCGTGGGGCAGGGGCTCTCCCTGGCGCGCCAGGACCTCACCGGCCTGGACCTTTCCGCCGCGCCCCTGGCCGGGGCCGACCTGCGCGAGGCCATCCTGGAGAACGTGAGCCTCAAGGGCGCGGACCTGGCCGGGGCGAATCTCTCCGGGGCCATCCTGCCCGGGGCGGACCTCTCCGGGGCCGCCGCCTCCCGAGCCGACTTCACGGGCGCGTTCGCCCACGGGGCCAAGGCCGCCGGAGCCGCCCTGGCGGGCGCGGTCCTCGCCCGGGCGGACTTCGCGGGCGCGGACTTCACCGGGGCCGACCTCACCGGGGCCGACCTCTCCCGGGCCAGCCTGGACAAGGCCCTCCTGCCTGGGGCCGTGCTGGCCGGATGCCTCGCCCCCGGCGCGCGCTTCGCAGGGGCCGACGCCACGGGGGCGGTGTTCCGCAAGGCCCGCATGGAGCGCGCGGGGTTCGCCTCCGCCCGCCTGGACGGGGCCGACTTCGAGCAGGCGGGCGTGCCGGGGGCCGACTTCCTCAACGCCTCGGGGCGCAAGGCGTGCTTCGCCGGGGCCGACCTCTCTGGCAGCCAGGCCCCGGGCGGGGCCGCCTTCCAGGAGGCGGACTTCACCAGCGCCAGCTTGGCCGGGGCCACCTGGACCGACTGCGACCTCTCCCACGCCCGCCTCTCCGGGGCCGTGCTGGACGGAGCGAGCCTTCGCCGCACGCGCCTGGAGAACGCCGACCTCACGCGCTCCACGGCGCGCTCCGCCGTGCTCGACGAGGCGGACCTCTCCGGGGCGCGCCTCGTGGCCGTCAACGCCTTCAAAGCCTCCCTGCGCGAGGCTTCCCTGCACAAGGCCGACATGGGCGACTCCAACTTCTTCCTGGCCGACTTCTTCCGCGCCCGATTCCACGAGACCAACCTGGCCGGAAGCAACCTGGGGCGCACCATCCTGGAAAAATGGCGCTCCATCAAACTCTAG
- a CDS encoding DUF4150 domain-containing protein, protein MFATTNETGMAGAFPDVCLTPAPPAPDPVPIPYQNMAMMQNAKGSTCASKVFVKGAKAVTLKTEIAQSVGDEPGTAGGVASGRIQGPCRFTSGSLKVVIEGEAAVFQGSATKQNGDNPNTVGVVSNPSQTTVMYME, encoded by the coding sequence ATGTTTGCCACCACCAACGAGACCGGCATGGCCGGAGCCTTCCCCGACGTGTGCCTCACCCCCGCGCCCCCCGCGCCGGACCCCGTGCCCATCCCCTACCAGAACATGGCCATGATGCAGAACGCCAAGGGCTCCACCTGCGCCTCCAAGGTGTTCGTCAAGGGGGCCAAGGCCGTCACCCTTAAGACCGAGATCGCCCAGAGCGTGGGCGACGAGCCGGGCACGGCGGGCGGCGTGGCCTCGGGGCGCATCCAGGGGCCGTGCCGCTTCACCTCGGGGAGCCTCAAGGTGGTCATCGAAGGCGAGGCCGCCGTGTTCCAGGGCTCCGCCACCAAGCAGAACGGCGACAACCCCAACACCGTGGGGGTGGTGAGCAACCCCAGCCAGACAACGGTGATGTACATGGAATAG
- a CDS encoding DUF3540 domain-containing protein, whose amino-acid sequence MNALAKMNPGGEEPVLSLATVTGALDGRLLVRRGGAVFPALRAAGCLLEPEPGDLVLAVNEPSGAAFVLSVLVRASQAPGRAGLEEGLTLHAGQGPLTLDAGRLGLRAGQLLEMSAPRATLEADKAEVRAGALSLAGESLTQAFARIRTAAGAMERVVGRLVERATRVLRRVDECEDVRAGRYRLDAEDSLRLDAGEMRLEARGNVDVDGRKIRLG is encoded by the coding sequence ATGAACGCATTGGCCAAGATGAACCCCGGCGGCGAGGAGCCCGTGCTGAGCCTCGCCACGGTGACGGGGGCCCTGGACGGCCGCCTCCTGGTGCGCCGGGGCGGCGCGGTGTTCCCCGCGTTGCGCGCGGCGGGCTGCCTGCTGGAGCCCGAACCCGGCGATCTGGTGCTCGCCGTGAACGAACCCTCGGGCGCGGCCTTCGTGCTTTCGGTGCTCGTGCGCGCCTCCCAGGCCCCGGGCCGCGCGGGCCTGGAGGAGGGCCTGACGCTGCACGCCGGGCAGGGGCCTTTGACCCTTGATGCGGGGCGCCTGGGCCTGCGCGCCGGTCAGCTTCTGGAGATGTCCGCGCCCCGGGCCACGCTGGAGGCGGACAAGGCCGAGGTGCGCGCCGGAGCGCTCTCGCTGGCGGGGGAGAGCCTCACCCAGGCCTTCGCCCGCATCCGCACCGCCGCCGGGGCCATGGAGCGCGTGGTGGGCCGCCTGGTGGAGCGCGCCACGCGGGTGCTGCGCCGCGTGGACGAGTGCGAGGACGTGCGCGCCGGGCGCTACCGCCTGGACGCGGAGGACTCCCTGCGCCTGGACGCCGGGGAGATGCGCCTCGAAGCGCGCGGCAACGTGGACGTGGACGGCCGGAAAATCCGCCTGGGTTGA